The proteins below are encoded in one region of Segatella copri:
- a CDS encoding purine-nucleoside phosphorylase: MYEKIQETASWLKERMTTSPKTAIILGTGLGQLASEITDSYEFPYSEIPNFPVSTVQGHAGKLIFGKLGGKDIMAMEGRFHYYEGYDMKAVTFPERVMYELGIETLFVSNASGGMNPEFQIGDLMIIDDHINFFPEHPLRGKNFPTGPRFPDMHEAYDKKLRDLADDIAKEKGIDAKHGVYVGVQGPTFETPAEYRMYRILGGDAVGMSTVPEVIVARHCGIKVFGISIITDLGGFDVPVEVSHEEVQIAANAAQPKMTEIMREIIRRS, encoded by the coding sequence ATGTACGAAAAAATTCAAGAAACAGCATCCTGGCTAAAAGAAAGGATGACAACAAGTCCGAAGACAGCTATCATACTGGGAACCGGTCTCGGACAATTAGCTTCAGAAATAACTGACAGTTATGAATTTCCATATAGTGAAATACCAAACTTCCCAGTATCTACCGTTCAAGGTCATGCAGGCAAACTGATTTTCGGTAAGTTAGGAGGTAAAGATATCATGGCTATGGAAGGAAGATTCCATTACTATGAAGGATATGACATGAAGGCTGTAACCTTCCCAGAACGTGTGATGTACGAGTTGGGCATTGAAACCCTCTTTGTAAGCAACGCTTCGGGCGGTATGAATCCGGAATTCCAGATTGGAGACCTGATGATTATCGATGATCACATCAACTTCTTCCCAGAACATCCATTGCGCGGAAAGAACTTCCCTACCGGTCCACGTTTCCCGGATATGCACGAAGCATACGACAAGAAACTCCGCGACCTTGCCGACGATATCGCTAAGGAGAAGGGAATTGATGCAAAGCATGGCGTATATGTTGGCGTTCAGGGACCTACCTTCGAGACACCGGCAGAGTATCGCATGTATCGTATATTGGGTGGTGACGCCGTAGGTATGAGTACTGTACCTGAAGTGATTGTTGCCCGCCATTGTGGAATCAAGGTTTTCGGCATCAGCATCATCACCGATCTTGGCGGTTTCGATGTACCTGTAGAAGTCAGTCATGAGGAGGTGCAGATTGCAGCCAATGCCGCACAGCCTAAGATGACAGAGATTATGCGAGAAATCATCCGCAGATCTTAA
- the tsaA gene encoding tRNA (N6-threonylcarbamoyladenosine(37)-N6)-methyltransferase TrmO — translation MEIKPIAYFRSPFSSKFGIPKQAGLVAELEGQIVFEPEFRNPDALRGIEGFDYLWLIWEFSANRHKAHSPVVRPPVLGGNEKVGVFATRSPFRPNNIGLSSVKISHIEWETPHGPVIHVKGADLMDKTPIFDIKPYVVYADSHPGARSGFVDDRKWQKLDVEISEDVDRYLRLQGLNAEKIEILKEVLAQDPRPHYQKDPHKVYGMPYEGLDIHFTVCNHTLTVVK, via the coding sequence ATGGAGATAAAACCAATAGCATATTTTCGTTCTCCCTTCAGTAGCAAGTTTGGTATCCCCAAACAGGCTGGATTGGTAGCAGAACTGGAAGGACAGATCGTTTTTGAACCCGAATTTCGTAACCCTGATGCGCTGCGTGGCATTGAGGGCTTTGATTATCTTTGGCTGATTTGGGAATTTTCTGCCAATAGGCACAAAGCGCACAGTCCGGTTGTTCGTCCTCCTGTGTTGGGAGGCAATGAGAAAGTGGGTGTCTTTGCCACTCGAAGTCCTTTCCGTCCCAATAATATAGGTCTTTCATCGGTAAAAATTTCTCATATCGAATGGGAGACTCCTCATGGTCCTGTCATTCATGTTAAGGGAGCTGATCTTATGGACAAAACACCGATATTTGACATCAAGCCGTATGTGGTGTATGCCGATTCTCATCCTGGGGCAAGGAGCGGTTTTGTTGATGACCGCAAATGGCAGAAACTTGATGTAGAGATTTCTGAAGATGTAGACAGGTATCTGCGTCTGCAGGGATTGAATGCAGAAAAGATTGAAATATTGAAAGAGGTACTTGCCCAAGATCCCCGTCCGCATTACCAGAAAGACCCTCATAAGGTCTATGGAATGCCTTATGAGGGTCTTGATATTCATTTCACGGTTTGCAATCATACGCTTACTGTTGTCAAGTAG
- a CDS encoding radical SAM/SPASM domain-containing protein produces MTMIDRCYIEITNTCNLNCHFCPKHTRKKRQLSAEEFDLLTDKIRGKVCFLYFHIMGEPLLHPLLPEFINMAREKGFKTVLTSNGTLLPKAMDLLDTLPHKIQLSLHSHESNAKGELASYMNEVMTFSTQAAEKGTCIVLRLWNQGGKDRENEEVMEHIEKFVPKPWKERPDGYRLANNLYLEFDRKFEWPNFDNHIEEKEMIKENQKSGIREEKREVFCKALLKQIGVLADGTLVPCCLDHNGDVALGNLLEQSLEEILASPRAQAMIEGFKHHQATEHLCETCESALVRNSFRGKARS; encoded by the coding sequence ATGACAATGATAGATCGCTGTTACATAGAAATCACTAATACATGTAATCTCAACTGCCACTTCTGTCCCAAACATACAAGGAAGAAAAGACAGTTGAGTGCTGAGGAATTCGACCTGCTCACCGACAAGATACGCGGGAAGGTCTGTTTCCTATATTTCCACATTATGGGCGAACCTCTACTACACCCTCTTCTACCCGAGTTTATCAATATGGCAAGAGAGAAAGGTTTCAAAACCGTACTTACATCCAACGGTACTCTGCTACCCAAAGCTATGGATCTCCTTGACACACTTCCCCACAAAATACAGCTCTCGCTCCACTCACACGAGAGTAATGCCAAGGGAGAGCTTGCCAGTTACATGAACGAGGTGATGACTTTTTCAACCCAAGCAGCAGAGAAAGGAACCTGCATAGTTCTCAGACTTTGGAACCAAGGAGGAAAAGACCGGGAAAATGAAGAAGTAATGGAGCACATCGAAAAATTTGTCCCCAAACCCTGGAAAGAACGACCTGACGGTTACAGACTTGCCAATAATCTCTATCTGGAGTTTGACAGGAAATTCGAATGGCCCAACTTTGATAACCATATCGAAGAAAAGGAAATGATAAAAGAAAATCAGAAATCAGGTATCAGAGAAGAAAAAAGAGAAGTTTTCTGTAAAGCCCTACTCAAACAGATAGGCGTATTGGCAGACGGAACATTGGTACCCTGCTGTTTGGACCACAACGGAGATGTTGCACTTGGGAACCTGCTTGAACAATCGCTGGAAGAAATTCTGGCTTCACCCCGTGCCCAAGCCATGATAGAAGGTTTCAAGCACCATCAAGCCACAGAACATCTCTGTGAGACCTGTGAATCAGCCCTGGTAAGAAACAGTTTTAGAGGAAAAGCAAGAAGTTAA
- a CDS encoding glycoside hydrolase family 28 protein, producing MKKILIALLVCFSFVTAKAKDYSKYYQNLPVQMQQPTLPSIPDNHVSILECGGNGDGLTMNTQAFAKAISKLNKMGGGHLNVPAGIYLTGLISLKDNIDLHLEKNAIIVLSEDKNDHFKIDKTTGKKENRATPAINASKRKNISITGEGTIDGNGEWWRPVKRSKVSDVEWKEFQAMGGTLNEKGDIWYPFNLKHQPNVAENMDTQEKTRTHMIRFTSCENVLVQGVTLLNSPKFHIIPTRCKNVIIDGITVKCPWNAQNGDAIDISSCKDVLIVNNVIDAGDDGICMKGGAGAAGVAAGPCENINIQDNTVYHAHGGFVIGSEFSGGMKNIVVRNNTFQGTDTGLRFKSAVKRGGTSENIYIDHIYMTDIKDAAITFETTYFDNHVGAQKQTTPVKQEFLPNFQDIHMSNIYVRGCETGIEAHGAEGMVHDITIKNSNIFYTKEAKNIDAACKILLENVRFESFAK from the coding sequence ATGAAGAAGATTTTAATAGCTTTATTGGTCTGTTTCTCTTTTGTTACAGCCAAAGCAAAAGATTACAGTAAGTATTATCAGAACTTACCAGTTCAGATGCAGCAACCAACATTGCCTAGCATCCCAGACAATCATGTCAGTATCTTGGAATGTGGCGGTAATGGTGACGGACTCACCATGAATACCCAGGCATTTGCCAAAGCCATCAGCAAACTGAACAAAATGGGCGGCGGTCATCTTAATGTGCCTGCAGGTATCTACCTTACCGGTCTCATCTCACTGAAGGACAATATTGACCTGCATCTGGAAAAGAATGCCATCATCGTTCTTTCAGAAGACAAGAACGACCATTTCAAGATAGACAAGACTACGGGTAAGAAAGAAAACCGTGCAACTCCAGCCATCAATGCCAGCAAGAGAAAAAACATTTCTATCACAGGCGAGGGCACCATTGACGGAAACGGAGAATGGTGGAGACCGGTAAAGCGCAGTAAGGTTAGTGACGTAGAATGGAAAGAATTCCAGGCTATGGGCGGAACACTGAATGAGAAGGGTGACATCTGGTATCCATTCAATCTGAAACATCAACCTAACGTGGCAGAGAATATGGATACACAGGAGAAAACCCGAACACACATGATCAGATTCACCAGTTGTGAGAATGTGCTCGTACAGGGTGTTACACTTCTGAACAGTCCTAAATTCCATATCATCCCTACCCGATGCAAGAATGTGATTATCGACGGAATCACCGTAAAATGTCCTTGGAATGCCCAAAATGGTGATGCGATTGATATCTCCAGCTGTAAGGATGTACTCATCGTAAACAATGTGATTGATGCCGGTGATGATGGTATCTGCATGAAGGGTGGCGCAGGCGCAGCAGGTGTGGCAGCAGGTCCTTGTGAAAACATCAATATCCAGGACAACACCGTATACCATGCCCATGGAGGTTTTGTTATCGGCAGCGAGTTCTCTGGCGGCATGAAGAATATTGTTGTTCGCAACAATACTTTCCAGGGAACAGATACCGGTTTACGCTTTAAAAGTGCAGTGAAGAGAGGTGGAACATCAGAGAACATCTATATCGACCATATCTACATGACCGATATCAAGGATGCAGCCATCACCTTTGAGACCACTTATTTTGACAACCATGTAGGTGCCCAGAAGCAGACAACTCCCGTAAAGCAGGAATTCCTGCCAAACTTTCAGGATATCCACATGAGCAACATCTACGTACGAGGTTGCGAAACAGGTATTGAAGCACATGGTGCAGAAGGTATGGTACACGATATCACTATCAAAAACTCCAATATCTTCTACACCAAGGAAGCCAAGAATATCGATGCTGCCTGCAAAATTCTGTTGGAAAACGTACGTTTTGAAAGTTTCGCAAAGTAA
- a CDS encoding endonuclease MutS2, translating to MIYPDNFENKIGFNEIRKMLRERCLSPLGKEQVDKMAFSSDAEQVNEWLMQVREFRRLMEEVEDFPLQYFYDVRESILRIRVENSHLEEDELFDLRRSLSTIADMVKILNHSDDDDEPEDGWKREKKYPYPALHRLSQDVVTFPQLIQRIDQILDKFGKIRDNATPELLQIRRELAKTEGSISRTLYSILRSAQSEGIVEKDVTPTLRDGRLVIPVIPTLKRKIKGIVHDESATGKTVFIEPTEVVEANNRVRELEGEERKEIIRILTDFTNKVRPYSKEILDSYRFLAIIDLIQAKQKLADIFKAIEPEVEDHPHIDWTRAIHPLLQLSLQKKNEKVVPLDIMLTQDKRILIISGPNAGGKSVCLKTVGLLQYMLQCGLSIPVSERSKTGVFQNIMIDIGDEQSLENDLSTYSSHLLNMKNMMKAANGETIILIDEFGTGTEPGIGGAIAEAVLDKFCKQQAYGVITTHYQNLKHFADSHEGVVNGAMLYDRHEMKALFQLAIGRPGSSFAIEIARKIGLPEEVIKEASDIVGSEYIQSDKYLQDIVRDKRYWENKRQNIHQREKDMEKTISKYENDIEDIERSRKAILKKAKEEAAELLKESNKRIENAIREIKESQAEKEETRRIRQELDTFKQEVQEIDTKETDDKIARKIAQIQQRKERHAKRQAEKKENQEKAAAALRNAQNKTQADSKREIQIGDTVRIKGLTTVGKIENITGDTATAVFGGMRTKMRLNRLEHATTPVENADKTEERKENLASYGISKETRKTIDSHKSNFHQDLDVRGMRGDEALNAVQYFIDDAILVGMPRVRILHGKGNGILRQLIRQYLSSVPNVTHYADEHVQFGGSGITVVDF from the coding sequence ATGATATATCCAGATAATTTTGAAAATAAGATAGGATTCAATGAAATCCGCAAGATGCTGCGCGAAAGATGCCTCTCTCCACTCGGAAAGGAACAGGTAGACAAGATGGCATTCAGCAGCGATGCAGAACAAGTTAACGAATGGCTCATGCAGGTGCGTGAGTTCCGCAGACTGATGGAGGAAGTAGAAGACTTTCCCCTACAATATTTCTATGATGTAAGGGAGAGCATCCTCCGTATCCGTGTAGAAAACAGTCACTTGGAGGAGGACGAGCTGTTTGACTTGAGACGCTCACTGTCTACCATAGCTGATATGGTAAAGATACTGAATCACAGCGATGACGATGACGAGCCGGAAGACGGATGGAAAAGAGAGAAAAAATATCCCTACCCAGCCCTACATCGCCTTTCACAGGATGTAGTTACTTTTCCACAACTGATTCAGCGCATCGACCAGATACTTGACAAATTCGGCAAGATAAGAGATAATGCAACCCCTGAACTTCTTCAGATTCGCAGAGAACTGGCAAAGACAGAGGGCAGCATCTCACGTACCTTATATAGTATATTGCGCTCGGCACAAAGTGAAGGCATCGTAGAAAAAGATGTTACCCCTACCCTGCGTGACGGCAGACTGGTTATTCCCGTCATCCCTACTCTGAAGCGTAAAATCAAAGGTATCGTACACGATGAGAGTGCCACAGGTAAAACAGTCTTTATAGAACCTACCGAGGTGGTAGAGGCTAACAACCGTGTACGTGAACTGGAGGGTGAAGAGAGAAAAGAAATCATCCGCATCCTCACCGACTTCACCAACAAGGTACGCCCATATTCCAAGGAAATTCTGGACAGTTACCGTTTTCTTGCCATCATTGACCTGATACAAGCCAAGCAAAAACTGGCTGATATCTTCAAAGCCATAGAACCCGAGGTAGAAGACCACCCACACATAGACTGGACCCGTGCGATACACCCATTATTGCAGCTATCTCTACAGAAAAAAAACGAGAAAGTAGTTCCGTTGGATATCATGCTTACACAGGACAAACGCATTCTTATCATCTCCGGTCCAAATGCAGGCGGCAAATCTGTCTGTCTGAAAACCGTCGGATTATTACAGTATATGCTGCAATGCGGTTTGAGCATCCCTGTAAGTGAGCGTTCAAAGACAGGTGTTTTCCAAAACATCATGATTGATATCGGTGACGAACAGAGTCTGGAGAACGACTTGAGTACCTACTCATCTCATCTTCTGAACATGAAGAATATGATGAAGGCAGCCAATGGCGAGACCATCATTCTGATAGATGAGTTTGGTACAGGTACAGAGCCAGGAATCGGAGGTGCTATCGCCGAAGCTGTACTCGACAAGTTCTGCAAGCAGCAAGCTTATGGTGTGATTACCACCCACTATCAGAACCTGAAGCATTTTGCCGACAGCCATGAAGGAGTGGTTAACGGCGCCATGCTCTACGATCGCCATGAGATGAAAGCCCTCTTCCAATTAGCTATCGGCAGACCAGGTTCTTCCTTTGCGATTGAAATTGCAAGAAAGATAGGATTACCCGAAGAAGTAATCAAGGAAGCATCAGATATCGTTGGTTCTGAATACATTCAAAGCGACAAGTATCTTCAGGATATAGTTCGTGACAAGCGATATTGGGAAAACAAACGTCAGAATATCCATCAGCGTGAAAAAGACATGGAGAAAACAATCTCCAAGTACGAAAACGACATAGAGGATATTGAGCGAAGCAGAAAGGCTATTCTCAAAAAGGCAAAAGAAGAAGCCGCAGAACTTCTGAAAGAAAGTAACAAGAGAATCGAAAACGCCATCCGGGAAATCAAAGAAAGCCAGGCTGAAAAAGAAGAAACCCGCCGTATCCGTCAGGAACTTGATACCTTCAAGCAAGAGGTTCAGGAAATTGATACCAAGGAGACCGATGACAAAATTGCCCGCAAGATAGCCCAGATTCAACAACGCAAAGAGCGCCATGCCAAGCGCCAGGCTGAAAAGAAAGAGAATCAGGAAAAGGCTGCAGCAGCACTGAGGAATGCACAGAACAAGACTCAAGCAGATAGTAAACGCGAAATTCAGATTGGTGATACGGTGCGCATCAAGGGACTGACTACTGTCGGAAAGATAGAAAACATTACTGGAGATACAGCAACTGCCGTATTTGGAGGAATGAGAACCAAGATGCGCCTGAACCGTCTGGAGCATGCCACAACTCCTGTTGAAAATGCAGACAAGACAGAAGAGCGCAAGGAAAATCTGGCTTCATACGGTATCAGTAAGGAAACCAGAAAGACCATTGACTCTCATAAATCCAACTTCCACCAGGATCTGGACGTTCGCGGAATGCGAGGCGATGAAGCACTTAATGCGGTACAATACTTCATCGATGATGCTATCCTGGTAGGAATGCCACGAGTCAGAATCCTTCACGGAAAGGGAAATGGCATCCTAAGACAGCTCATTCGCCAATATCTGAGTAGTGTGCCTAATGTGACCCATTATGCAGATGAACACGTACAATTTGGCGGATCAGGCATTACGGTAGTTGATTTTTAG
- the thiL gene encoding thiamine-phosphate kinase, with protein sequence MLDISKLGEFGLINHLTKGYEKKNESTVYGVGDDCAVMHYPDKEVLMTTDMLMEGVHFDLTYIDMVHLGYKSAMVNISDIFAMNGTPRQMVVSIALSKRFKVEDIDEFYKGLRMACDKWGVDIVGGDTTSSLTGLAISITCIGEAAKEEIVYRNGAKETDLICVSGDLGGAYMGLQLLEREKAVYYGQIEDIRKKMAEAKANGDNEKLALLNRDLENMRNFQPDFAGKEYLLERQLQPEARGDVIAQLREAGIRPTAMMDVSDGLSSELMHICEQSHCGCRVYEKNIPIDYQTAVQAEEFNMNLTTCAMNGGEDYELLFTVPIGDHEKIEAMEGVRQIGYITKENLGKFLITRDGQEFELKAQGWNPLKD encoded by the coding sequence ATTTTGGATATCTCAAAGTTAGGTGAATTCGGTCTTATAAACCATCTCACCAAAGGTTATGAAAAGAAAAACGAGTCTACAGTTTATGGTGTAGGCGACGATTGTGCCGTGATGCATTATCCTGACAAGGAGGTGCTCATGACTACAGATATGCTGATGGAGGGCGTACATTTCGACCTTACCTATATTGACATGGTTCACTTGGGTTACAAGAGTGCAATGGTAAACATCAGTGATATCTTTGCTATGAACGGAACCCCACGTCAGATGGTAGTAAGCATAGCATTGAGTAAACGATTCAAAGTAGAAGACATTGATGAATTCTATAAGGGTCTTCGAATGGCATGCGACAAATGGGGAGTAGATATCGTGGGAGGTGATACTACCTCTTCTCTCACCGGTTTAGCCATCAGTATTACTTGTATCGGAGAAGCAGCAAAAGAAGAAATCGTATACCGCAACGGAGCCAAGGAAACAGACCTGATCTGTGTGTCGGGCGACTTGGGCGGTGCCTATATGGGACTTCAACTGCTGGAACGCGAAAAGGCTGTATACTACGGACAGATAGAAGATATCCGAAAGAAGATGGCTGAGGCTAAAGCAAATGGTGATAACGAGAAACTGGCTCTTCTGAACAGAGACTTAGAGAATATGCGCAACTTCCAGCCAGATTTCGCCGGCAAGGAATATCTCTTGGAAAGACAACTGCAGCCTGAGGCACGCGGAGATGTGATAGCACAACTGCGTGAGGCAGGTATCCGTCCTACCGCCATGATGGATGTGAGCGATGGTCTGAGCAGTGAATTGATGCATATCTGCGAACAGAGTCATTGCGGATGCAGAGTATATGAGAAGAACATACCTATCGACTACCAGACAGCCGTGCAGGCAGAAGAATTCAATATGAACCTTACCACCTGTGCTATGAATGGTGGCGAAGATTATGAACTTCTCTTTACCGTACCTATCGGTGACCACGAGAAGATTGAGGCTATGGAGGGTGTAAGGCAGATTGGCTACATCACCAAAGAAAATCTGGGCAAGTTCCTCATTACCAGAGACGGACAGGAATTTGAACTGAAAGCACAAGGTTGGAATCCGCTGAAAGATTAA
- a CDS encoding FAD-dependent thymidylate synthase: MKIQRPSYEIWLQKPGELGIYQQIERAGRVCYKSENNTTVDSAKPFVDRMVQSEHFAMLEHGTVYLVCKHGELPLYTHNKFSRLKTLDGKDYITTNLRVLAENKAMDDLKYLSNYEEGKHELRITVHFTTQISITREYNRHRANSMAEQSTRYCNYSKNKFDNEITINLPTWVEAEGFDGSQDPSDYRIEDMCADIAEGRTAEWSKLTTWIFANQAAEYAYMKLIEAGCKPQEARAILPLDCNTELVHTAFVSDWKHFFDLRALGTTGAPHPDAKILALPLMEEFKQKGYL; encoded by the coding sequence ATGAAAATACAAAGACCATCGTATGAAATCTGGTTACAGAAACCAGGTGAGCTCGGTATCTACCAGCAGATAGAACGAGCAGGAAGAGTATGCTATAAAAGTGAGAATAATACCACTGTGGATTCTGCCAAGCCTTTCGTGGATCGGATGGTGCAGAGTGAACACTTTGCCATGCTGGAACATGGAACCGTATATCTGGTATGCAAACATGGAGAGTTGCCGCTTTATACCCACAACAAGTTCTCACGTCTGAAAACTTTAGACGGCAAAGACTATATTACAACCAATCTCCGAGTATTGGCAGAAAACAAGGCGATGGATGATTTGAAATACCTCAGCAACTATGAAGAAGGTAAGCACGAACTCCGTATTACCGTTCATTTTACTACTCAGATTTCCATAACCCGAGAATATAACCGTCATCGTGCCAACTCTATGGCAGAGCAGAGTACCCGATACTGCAACTATTCGAAGAATAAGTTTGATAACGAGATTACCATCAACCTGCCAACATGGGTAGAAGCAGAAGGCTTCGATGGTTCACAAGATCCCAGCGACTACCGAATAGAAGATATGTGTGCTGACATTGCAGAAGGAAGAACTGCAGAATGGAGTAAACTCACAACTTGGATATTCGCCAATCAGGCTGCCGAATATGCCTACATGAAACTGATAGAGGCAGGTTGCAAACCACAGGAAGCACGAGCCATCCTACCATTGGACTGCAACACAGAACTGGTTCATACCGCTTTCGTGAGTGACTGGAAACATTTCTTCGACCTTCGCGCATTAGGTACTACCGGTGCACCACATCCTGATGCCAAGATTTTAGCCTTGCCACTGATGGAAGAGTTTAAGCAGAAAGGTTACCTATAA
- the thiD gene encoding bifunctional hydroxymethylpyrimidine kinase/phosphomethylpyrimidine kinase — protein MKYYTAMTIAGSDSCGGAGVQADIKTMSALGVYAASAITAITVQNTLGVYAIQDINPEIVKGQIEAVMDDIHPDAIKVGMVNDRTTIQAIAEALKRYQGEYQHLIIDPVMVSTSGCRLMQEDALSIFIQELLPLATLLTPNIPEAEILAGMKIQNKEDIQNAALAISKLGCKYVLIKGGHFQGAEKIDYLFEDGKPITSYRGISVNTRNTHGTGCTLSSAITSYLAREMDMNTAIAMAKTYLSGAILAGKDVQIGKGHGPVNHFYEPKALFIK, from the coding sequence ATGAAATATTATACAGCAATGACAATAGCTGGCTCAGACAGTTGCGGAGGAGCCGGCGTACAAGCTGACATCAAGACAATGTCAGCACTAGGCGTATATGCCGCATCGGCCATTACAGCCATTACCGTACAGAACACCCTGGGAGTTTATGCCATCCAAGACATCAACCCCGAAATCGTAAAGGGCCAGATAGAAGCTGTGATGGACGACATCCACCCAGATGCCATCAAAGTAGGTATGGTGAACGACCGTACCACTATCCAGGCTATTGCTGAAGCCCTGAAAAGATACCAAGGGGAATACCAGCATCTCATCATTGACCCCGTGATGGTTTCCACCAGTGGTTGCAGACTCATGCAGGAGGACGCTCTCAGCATTTTCATACAGGAGTTATTACCACTAGCTACCCTGCTAACACCTAACATCCCGGAAGCAGAGATACTGGCAGGAATGAAGATACAGAATAAGGAAGACATCCAGAACGCAGCTTTAGCCATCAGTAAGTTAGGCTGTAAATATGTACTCATCAAAGGCGGCCATTTCCAGGGAGCAGAAAAGATTGATTACCTCTTCGAAGACGGAAAACCTATTACCAGTTATCGAGGCATTAGCGTAAACACACGCAATACCCACGGTACAGGTTGTACCCTATCCTCAGCCATCACTTCTTATCTGGCAAGAGAAATGGATATGAATACAGCTATCGCCATGGCAAAAACCTATCTTTCAGGCGCAATTCTGGCAGGAAAAGATGTACAGATAGGAAAAGGTCATGGTCCGGTGAATCATTTCTATGAACCCAAGGCACTGTTTATCAAATAA
- a CDS encoding DUF4199 domain-containing protein — MNTENNENQEEKKTSQQMHKVKTIIIDTGKIRQTKAFARQDGAILGAVWIVSFVCTMLAVDPQYQMLGFISNILIIATPFVVAKRLKAFRDYARDGHISFRHAFYYCIQTFFNATLLLTLVQYLWFRFMDTGLFMNQLQTNYQIVAQAYQLTAGESKALLDAVSMMKPIAWASMFMITDLVAGAVLSPIIAAVMAKKDKQQHTK, encoded by the coding sequence ATGAATACAGAAAATAACGAGAATCAGGAAGAAAAGAAGACAAGCCAACAAATGCATAAGGTTAAAACGATTATCATCGACACAGGCAAGATAAGACAAACCAAAGCATTCGCCCGGCAAGATGGTGCCATCCTCGGAGCTGTCTGGATTGTCAGTTTCGTATGTACCATGCTGGCAGTAGACCCGCAATACCAGATGCTGGGATTCATTTCCAACATTCTCATCATAGCAACCCCATTTGTTGTGGCCAAGCGACTGAAGGCATTCCGTGACTATGCAAGAGACGGACATATCTCTTTCCGTCATGCATTCTACTATTGCATCCAAACATTCTTCAATGCAACCCTTCTGCTTACCCTTGTGCAATATCTTTGGTTCCGTTTTATGGATACGGGGCTATTCATGAACCAACTGCAAACCAACTATCAGATTGTAGCACAAGCGTATCAGTTAACTGCAGGGGAATCTAAAGCCCTTCTTGATGCCGTCAGTATGATGAAACCGATAGCCTGGGCTTCCATGTTTATGATTACCGACCTGGTAGCAGGTGCTGTACTCAGTCCGATTATTGCTGCTGTAATGGCAAAGAAGGATAAACAACAGCATACAAAATAA
- a CDS encoding thiamine phosphate synthase: MKWIVITLPDFIENESTYINQLFKAGIDLLHLRKPESNIEECKRLIQEIDKKWHKKIVVHDHFELCQEFHLHGIHLNRRNHEIPEGFQGSISQSCHSFKEVEQALQTISPKTKDEKSAILKPACHYVFLSPIFDSISKKGYKHSFSNKDLEEAGINGIINERVVALGGVTPEYIPQLRAWNFGGIAFLGDVWNRRTDAKWTEYLALIKQKLTPGNAQNTLNSSNIW; the protein is encoded by the coding sequence ATGAAATGGATAGTAATCACTCTGCCCGATTTTATAGAGAATGAATCAACCTATATCAACCAACTCTTTAAAGCAGGTATAGACCTGCTACATCTGCGCAAACCAGAATCAAATATAGAGGAGTGTAAGCGACTGATACAGGAAATCGACAAGAAATGGCATAAAAAGATCGTAGTACACGATCACTTCGAACTTTGTCAGGAATTTCATCTTCATGGTATTCATCTTAACAGAAGAAACCACGAGATTCCAGAAGGCTTTCAAGGAAGCATCTCACAATCCTGCCATAGTTTTAAGGAAGTAGAACAAGCTCTCCAGACTATATCACCCAAGACGAAAGACGAAAAGAGCGCGATTCTTAAACCTGCCTGCCATTATGTTTTCCTCAGTCCAATCTTTGACAGCATTTCAAAGAAAGGCTATAAACATTCCTTCTCTAACAAAGACTTAGAGGAAGCAGGCATCAATGGAATCATCAATGAGCGAGTAGTTGCATTGGGAGGTGTCACCCCTGAATATATTCCACAATTGAGAGCATGGAACTTTGGCGGAATTGCTTTTTTAGGCGACGTCTGGAACAGAAGAACAGATGCAAAATGGACGGAATATCTTGCCTTAATTAAGCAGAAACTTACACCCGGAAATGCCCAGAATACACTTAACAGTTCAAACATTTGGTAG